One window of Saprospiraceae bacterium genomic DNA carries:
- the ltrA gene encoding group II intron reverse transcriptase/maturase, with protein sequence MIEQVLHPRNLERALQQVISNKGSAGIDGMKISELTEYMRRNKARLMQEIKEEKYLPTIIRGKEIPKGGGKTRLLGIPTVVDRVIQQAVSQSIMYQFDKEFADTSYGFRPNKSARQAVAKSLEYIHDGKCHIIDIDLKNFFDEVDHCLLLNLIYQKVKCPIVMRLIRKWLRVPIDVKGKLTKRKKGVPQGSPISPLLSNIVLHEMDKELIKRGHSFVRYADDFSIYVKTKTEAKKVGNAIYLFLKIKLHLPVNREKSGLRKPVQFSILGFRFVPTYIKGDTNKYQLAVCDKAWTKLKQKLKDITRKTKPIKLTERINKIKEIQRGWLTYFRGASIIGKLRELDGWLRNRLRYCIWHDWKKPERKRKNLIQLGVDNSDAYAWSRSRMGGWAIAQSPILKTTITIQRLKQRGYISLSDQYLMINL encoded by the coding sequence ATTATTGAACAAGTATTGCATCCAAGAAATCTTGAAAGGGCATTACAACAAGTAATATCTAACAAAGGCAGTGCTGGAATAGATGGCATGAAAATCAGTGAGCTCACTGAATACATGCGCAGGAATAAGGCACGGTTAATGCAAGAGATCAAAGAAGAAAAATACTTACCGACAATCATAAGAGGGAAAGAAATTCCTAAAGGAGGTGGAAAGACCAGACTTTTGGGAATACCAACCGTTGTGGACAGAGTGATTCAGCAAGCAGTATCACAAAGTATCATGTATCAATTCGACAAAGAATTCGCAGACACAAGTTATGGATTTCGACCAAACAAGAGCGCAAGGCAAGCCGTTGCGAAATCATTGGAATATATTCATGATGGTAAATGTCATATAATTGACATCGACCTAAAGAATTTCTTTGACGAAGTAGATCATTGCCTATTGTTAAATTTGATTTATCAGAAAGTCAAATGCCCGATAGTAATGCGCTTAATACGAAAATGGTTAAGAGTACCTATCGACGTTAAAGGCAAACTAACAAAACGAAAGAAAGGAGTACCGCAAGGAAGTCCAATCAGTCCTCTTTTATCAAACATCGTACTTCATGAAATGGATAAAGAATTGATAAAAAGAGGACATTCATTTGTTAGATATGCTGATGACTTTAGCATTTATGTAAAAACAAAAACGGAAGCGAAGAAAGTAGGGAATGCGATTTATCTATTTTTGAAAATCAAATTGCACTTACCAGTCAACCGAGAGAAAAGTGGACTGCGTAAACCAGTACAATTTTCAATACTCGGATTTCGATTTGTGCCGACATACATAAAAGGCGATACAAACAAATATCAATTAGCAGTATGTGACAAAGCATGGACAAAGCTTAAGCAAAAGCTGAAAGATATTACACGCAAGACTAAGCCGATTAAGTTGACAGAACGAATCAACAAGATCAAAGAAATCCAACGAGGCTGGCTCACTTATTTTCGAGGAGCAAGTATCATTGGAAAACTCCGTGAATTAGATGGATGGTTGCGTAATCGACTTCGCTACTGTATATGGCATGATTGGAAGAAACCGGAAAGGAAAAGAAAGAATCTAATCCAACTCGGTGTTGACAATTCAGATGCATATGCATGGAGTCGATCAAGAATGGGAGGATGGGCAATAGCACAAAGTCCAATTCTTAAAACCACCATCACAATCCAGCGCTTAAAACAACGAGGTTACATTTCATTATCAGATCAATACCTAATGATCAATCTATGA
- a CDS encoding MATE family efflux transporter, with translation MHEFWFNVKHVFRLSLPMMIGSAAQNIIALTDSLFLYYYDVHDFAAAGFVSVFYLVVAAIAFGFSKGGQILIARKFGEKNYDFVRKYFYAILIYELLLGVIVFSLLYFAARPILSVFVQSEVILNKSILFLDQRIIGLIFAYVGLALVSLYIGIKRPKFILIDTVILCSLNIVLGYLLVFGKHGFPEMGIAGAGLASAISEIVAFVVFLTYMIFDKELHKFQLWKIPHFEFSWIKTINSISFTILLQSLLAIGSWFLFFSFIEKLGERQLAISNLLRIAYLVLAIPCWGYSTGINTLVSNTIGKKRHQRVLKLVFHSSMVAFATTAAISIPFLLFPLTFMAPLLGHHDISLIQDAVPYFRILLCILLVYSITTMYCNGVSGTGETLKGLTIQAIACATYLTIAFFAVKDPVNGLALAWSAEIAYWLIQGFLSYRVITSGHWNFLKI, from the coding sequence GTGCACGAGTTTTGGTTTAATGTAAAGCATGTATTCCGGCTTTCCTTACCGATGATGATCGGAAGCGCTGCCCAAAATATCATCGCATTGACCGATAGCCTTTTTCTCTATTATTACGATGTACACGATTTTGCCGCTGCAGGATTTGTTTCCGTTTTTTATTTGGTCGTGGCTGCTATTGCTTTTGGTTTTAGTAAAGGGGGGCAGATATTAATAGCACGTAAGTTTGGGGAGAAGAATTACGACTTTGTCCGCAAGTACTTTTATGCCATCCTCATTTACGAACTTCTCCTTGGGGTCATCGTTTTTAGTTTGCTGTACTTTGCTGCAAGACCCATACTTTCGGTGTTTGTGCAATCTGAAGTCATACTCAATAAATCTATCTTATTCCTGGATCAACGCATTATCGGACTCATTTTTGCATACGTCGGATTGGCACTCGTTTCACTGTACATTGGCATCAAACGGCCTAAATTTATCTTGATCGATACGGTAATATTGTGCAGTCTCAATATCGTCCTGGGTTATTTGTTGGTATTTGGCAAACATGGTTTTCCGGAAATGGGCATCGCCGGGGCTGGATTAGCGAGCGCGATCTCTGAGATCGTAGCTTTTGTGGTTTTTCTGACTTACATGATTTTTGATAAGGAACTCCACAAATTCCAACTCTGGAAAATCCCGCATTTCGAATTTTCCTGGATCAAAACCATCAACTCCATCAGCTTTACCATATTGCTTCAATCTTTATTGGCTATTGGTTCGTGGTTTTTGTTTTTCTCCTTCATTGAAAAACTAGGGGAGCGGCAATTGGCTATTTCCAATTTATTGCGAATTGCCTACCTGGTATTGGCCATTCCTTGCTGGGGTTATTCCACCGGAATCAATACGCTGGTTAGCAATACCATTGGCAAAAAACGACATCAAAGGGTTCTCAAATTGGTATTCCATTCTTCCATGGTGGCCTTTGCAACTACTGCGGCTATTTCCATTCCGTTTCTCTTATTTCCTTTGACCTTCATGGCGCCGTTATTGGGCCATCACGATATTTCTTTAATACAGGATGCAGTACCTTATTTTCGAATCTTATTGTGCATCCTATTGGTTTACAGCATCACCACCATGTACTGCAACGGCGTCAGCGGGACCGGAGAGACCCTCAAAGGGCTCACCATCCAGGCAATCGCCTGCGCAACCTATCTGACCATCGCCTTTTTTGCAGTCAAAGATCCCGTCAACGGACTCGCACTGGCTTGGTCTGCCGAAATAGCCTACTGGCTGATCCAGGGATTTTTATCTTATAGGGTTATTACCTCGGGGCATTGGAATTTTTTGAAAATTTGA
- a CDS encoding nucleotidyltransferase has product MSEAQYFKEFCDNLIIVPDKRSTISTRYKAITNRLNTDFWNDPSETLFSRYVGSYGRNTSIKNESDIDMIFVLPAHMKSTYDNYSYNGQSALLQAVSKSIQKTYSTSTVGANGQVVSVIFTDGVNFEVVPAFENSDKSYTFPDANGGGSWRKTDPHPEINKISEEDPKLNYNLKRLCKMTRAWKGFCSVPMGGLLIDTLAYNFLKNWPHRNESYLYYDLMVRDFFEYLKNQNETQAYWYALGSNQLIYRKGNFEYKAKLAYNKAIEAIQLQKDNKEWSSKQKWREIYGYEFPS; this is encoded by the coding sequence ATGAGTGAAGCACAGTATTTTAAAGAATTTTGCGACAACCTAATTATTGTGCCAGACAAACGTTCGACCATTTCAACAAGGTATAAAGCAATTACAAATAGACTAAATACTGACTTTTGGAACGACCCAAGTGAAACATTATTTAGCAGATATGTTGGTTCGTATGGTAGAAATACATCAATAAAGAATGAAAGCGATATTGATATGATTTTTGTATTACCTGCACACATGAAATCCACATATGACAACTACTCATACAATGGTCAATCAGCGTTACTACAAGCTGTAAGTAAATCAATTCAAAAAACATATAGTACTTCTACAGTTGGTGCTAACGGACAAGTTGTATCTGTAATTTTTACAGATGGTGTAAACTTTGAAGTTGTTCCAGCCTTTGAAAATTCCGACAAATCATATACTTTTCCCGATGCAAATGGTGGGGGTTCATGGAGAAAAACAGACCCACATCCAGAAATAAATAAAATAAGCGAAGAAGACCCGAAACTAAATTACAACTTGAAAAGACTGTGTAAAATGACAAGAGCGTGGAAAGGATTTTGTTCTGTGCCAATGGGAGGACTTCTTATAGACACTTTAGCTTATAATTTCTTGAAAAATTGGCCTCATAGAAATGAAAGCTATTTATATTATGACCTAATGGTAAGAGACTTTTTTGAATATCTTAAAAATCAAAATGAGACGCAGGCATATTGGTATGCATTAGGAAGCAATCAACTAATTTACAGGAAAGGTAATTTTGAATATAAAGCTAAATTAGCATATAATAAAGCGATTGAAGCAATACAACTTCAAAAGGACAATAAAGAATGGAGTTCAAAACAAAAATGGAGAGAAATATATGGATACGAATTCCCATCATAA
- a CDS encoding C10 family peptidase: protein MAKRRFYRPAILDGCNNRTNRFLCWIYTYSSCHAWVCDGYMRTWNACYNGQVWYHMNWGWDGFYDGWYNFNQWNPGSRNYQYCQGLLHNINP, encoded by the coding sequence GTGGCTAAACGAAGGTTTTATAGACCAGCAATCCTTGATGGCTGCAATAACAGAACTAATAGGTTTTTATGCTGGATTTACACCTATTCAAGCTGCCATGCATGGGTTTGTGATGGGTATATGCGTACTTGGAATGCTTGTTACAATGGTCAGGTTTGGTATCACATGAACTGGGGATGGGATGGATTTTATGATGGATGGTATAACTTCAACCAATGGAATCCTGGCTCAAGAAATTATCAATATTGTCAGGGATTACTTCACAATATTAATCCTTGA
- the ribA gene encoding GTP cyclohydrolase II has product MNVLMSQSTEAFLPTIGGPFDIRSFPNKENPYAPALVLISGDPEKFQTPLIRIHSECLTGDVFGSLRCDCGYQLHKSMQLIADEGGLIIYLRQEGRGIGLHHKIEAYQKQDLGMDTVEANEALGFGPDLRNYDEAIEILRSFNLTKIRLLTNNPAKVNALEKVGIHVKDRIPLLALPNEFNKAYLDTKREKMGHLFP; this is encoded by the coding sequence ATGAATGTATTGATGAGTCAATCAACAGAAGCTTTTTTGCCGACTATCGGCGGACCTTTTGATATCCGTAGTTTTCCAAATAAGGAAAATCCATATGCGCCGGCGCTCGTATTAATTTCCGGCGATCCTGAAAAATTTCAAACACCCTTAATTCGAATTCACTCTGAATGTTTAACTGGCGATGTATTTGGTTCCCTTCGTTGTGATTGTGGCTATCAACTCCATAAATCCATGCAACTGATTGCGGATGAAGGCGGATTGATCATTTACCTTAGACAAGAAGGCCGCGGGATCGGCCTCCATCATAAAATCGAAGCCTACCAAAAACAAGATTTGGGAATGGACACCGTCGAAGCCAATGAAGCCCTGGGTTTTGGTCCCGACCTACGGAATTATGATGAAGCCATAGAAATTCTTCGCAGTTTTAATCTTACAAAAATCCGATTGCTCACCAACAATCCGGCAAAAGTCAATGCCCTTGAAAAAGTAGGCATCCACGTGAAAGATCGTATTCCATTATTGGCCTTGCCCAATGAGTTCAATAAAGCCTATCTGGATACCAAACGCGAAAAAATGGGGCATTTATTTCCGTGA
- a CDS encoding SLATT domain-containing protein, producing the protein MDTNSHHNGFELLEAQLRENYGKIVYSHKTQEKCADILNDRNNCIKNLQILLSGLITTGLLVRVFKGEEWALIVSTILSAIQFAMTSYLKEYNLGETIQKHSTAALELLEIREKYLSLLTDLKARLVSLDDIIKKRDELQDELSKTYKGSPRTFSKAYMTAQKALQINEELTFSDEEIDNFLPTPLRKK; encoded by the coding sequence ATGGATACGAATTCCCATCATAATGGATTTGAGCTATTGGAAGCTCAACTAAGAGAAAACTATGGAAAAATAGTTTACTCACATAAAACACAAGAGAAGTGTGCAGACATATTAAACGATAGAAATAATTGTATAAAAAACCTGCAAATATTACTTTCGGGACTTATAACAACTGGACTATTAGTTCGTGTTTTTAAAGGTGAAGAGTGGGCTTTAATAGTTAGTACAATTTTATCAGCAATTCAGTTTGCAATGACAAGTTATCTAAAAGAATATAACTTGGGCGAGACAATTCAAAAACACTCAACAGCAGCATTAGAATTGTTAGAAATAAGAGAAAAGTATTTGTCTTTGTTAACAGACCTTAAAGCAAGGTTGGTTAGCCTTGACGACATAATTAAAAAAAGAGATGAATTACAAGACGAACTATCAAAAACATATAAAGGCTCACCAAGGACATTTAGCAAAGCGTATATGACAGCACAAAAGGCATTGCAAATCAACGAAGAATTGACATTTAGTGACGAAGAAATTGATAACTTTTTACCAACGCCATTACGAAAGAAATAA
- a CDS encoding UpxY family transcription antiterminator has protein sequence MPTWSVLYIQSRYEFKVEQQLQKLGIRHFLPKIQVRKNWSDRVKKMLVPAFPSYLFVCIEPKDRNAVFQVKGVLHYVRHDQKDAQLKEEDINLLRASESQLIPSSFQPLQKLKGQLIKIRSGILAGRSGLLVDFLGKKTVQLKLEQISLGFLIEMPLEDLQIA, from the coding sequence ATGCCCACCTGGAGCGTTTTATACATCCAAAGCAGGTATGAATTTAAAGTCGAGCAGCAATTACAGAAGCTCGGCATCCGGCATTTTTTGCCTAAGATTCAGGTGCGTAAGAATTGGTCGGACCGGGTTAAAAAAATGTTGGTTCCAGCCTTTCCGAGTTATTTGTTTGTTTGCATAGAGCCCAAAGACCGCAATGCCGTGTTTCAAGTAAAAGGGGTATTGCATTATGTGCGGCATGACCAAAAAGATGCCCAGTTAAAAGAAGAAGACATCAACTTACTTCGAGCCAGTGAATCCCAACTCATCCCATCGTCTTTTCAACCTCTACAAAAACTTAAAGGACAATTAATAAAAATCCGCTCCGGAATTCTTGCCGGCCGCAGCGGTTTGTTAGTAGATTTTTTAGGCAAGAAAACGGTGCAGCTAAAATTAGAACAAATCTCTCTGGGCTTTCTTATAGAAATGCCTCTGGAGGATTTGCAGATTGCCTGA
- the smc gene encoding chromosome segregation protein SMC yields the protein MRLKNLTIKGFKSFADETVIHFNESVTGIVGPNGSGKSNIVDAIRWVLGEQKGRELRLEQMSDVIFNGTKKRKEAPLASVSLNFENTRNLLPTEYQNIEIARLLYRSGDSEYRLNGVTCRLKDITGLFLDTGIGSDSYAIIALNMVEDLLSNKESARRKMFEQAAGISKYKARKRETLNKLKSTKEDLARIEDLLFEINTNLVELEKQAKRTRKFNELKEKYKSAGLLAQFLSVKTLKEKLEVLETSIQEEILKLQDEEVSLNAIEASIEAQKKAQLDQEKNLSEFQKKVNEVLDTIRHLESNIQISQQKKQFQSTQLETIRQNLSQAVGRLDQLKLDVAAIQSEQSQVELGLLEADQAVVNHEEIFNSKQAEFNLLKSGVDQFQLDKQENETAIYELEKELAIQHNRIENLHADSKRCEEEIDSKFNEHQNKENQHKELSVKLKDVLSEIDQVKVAEENRLLGLEQVQIELEACTQKVSTIHRQRDAKQNEFDLLKSMVEKMEGFPESIKFLNQNWRKDVPVLSDIIYTPEKYRSAIELYLENYLNYYVANTEDDAVKAIRLLFNNSKGKANFFILDKFRDSKTSERSIPGCIPALSIMEVTDMYKPLVHDLLKDVYILENDNHLEDVIHFPDDVSVISVSGSILKANKIITGGSVGLFEGKKLGRKKNLEKLEAEIKELESQAILNEKELAELKNKIRTFELNNRQKELEQLRKKESEELQQLAQIQTHLSHYLDLKADLERRIAANKEQAANISQELHNKEARIVELKNKQQQLVQSLHSSDEVYNRVSIELSEITGIYNQAKLELLKWQNRFENINKDLDYKNKQSEELQTQTINDELKQTELIESLSELESSLAQYESELLEVLEFRKNMDSNLTTLERDYYEARNRISEDEAKAKQHQRSIHELQSAINGIKDQKAEFKFRIQSAYEKAELEFMAKLDEFVASEEDEGLDLEALISKSQYYKTRIDNYGEVNPLALEAYEEMKARLDKITEQRDDILKAQDSLLETIKEIEETATQGFMQAFNQVRVHFQVVFRSLFTDDDDCDLVLVDENDPLECDIDIIAKPKGKRPKSISQLSGGEKTLTAIALLFSLYLLKPAPFCIFDEVDAPLDDINIEKFNHIIRKFSKESQFIIITHNKLTMADVDVLYGVYMEDQGVSSVTAVDFRKYSHEIELEEMAN from the coding sequence ATGAGATTGAAAAACCTCACCATAAAAGGGTTTAAAAGTTTTGCTGATGAGACGGTCATTCACTTCAATGAATCCGTTACGGGGATCGTAGGTCCCAATGGTTCAGGCAAATCCAATATCGTGGATGCCATCCGTTGGGTATTGGGCGAACAGAAAGGCCGTGAACTGCGTCTGGAGCAGATGTCGGATGTTATTTTTAATGGAACCAAAAAGCGGAAAGAAGCACCTTTGGCTTCGGTTTCGCTGAATTTTGAGAATACGCGTAACCTCCTTCCTACAGAGTATCAAAACATCGAAATCGCTCGTTTGCTCTACCGCAGTGGCGATAGCGAATATCGACTTAACGGAGTGACCTGCCGTCTAAAAGACATTACCGGTCTGTTTTTGGATACGGGAATTGGTTCAGACTCCTATGCCATCATCGCATTAAACATGGTGGAAGATCTGCTTTCCAATAAAGAAAGCGCCCGTCGTAAAATGTTTGAACAAGCTGCAGGTATTTCAAAATACAAAGCGCGCAAACGCGAAACCCTCAACAAACTGAAATCTACCAAAGAGGATCTGGCACGGATTGAAGACTTACTTTTTGAGATCAATACCAACCTGGTCGAACTTGAAAAACAAGCTAAACGAACGCGTAAATTCAACGAACTCAAAGAAAAATACAAATCGGCCGGATTGCTCGCACAGTTTCTTTCGGTAAAAACCTTGAAAGAAAAACTGGAAGTTCTTGAAACCTCCATCCAGGAAGAAATTTTAAAATTGCAGGACGAAGAGGTGAGTCTCAATGCCATCGAAGCAAGCATTGAAGCACAGAAAAAAGCACAACTGGATCAGGAAAAAAACTTGTCCGAGTTTCAAAAGAAAGTGAACGAGGTCCTGGATACCATTCGTCACTTGGAAAGCAATATTCAGATTAGCCAACAGAAAAAACAATTTCAATCGACCCAGCTGGAAACCATCCGTCAAAATCTAAGTCAGGCTGTTGGCCGTTTAGATCAATTGAAATTGGATGTCGCTGCAATTCAAAGCGAACAATCTCAAGTGGAATTGGGTTTGCTGGAAGCCGATCAGGCAGTAGTTAATCATGAAGAAATTTTTAACAGCAAACAAGCTGAATTTAATTTATTGAAATCCGGAGTGGATCAGTTTCAACTGGACAAGCAGGAAAATGAAACGGCTATCTACGAACTTGAAAAAGAATTAGCCATTCAACACAACCGGATCGAAAACTTGCATGCAGATTCTAAGCGTTGCGAAGAGGAAATAGATTCGAAGTTTAACGAACACCAGAATAAAGAAAATCAACACAAAGAACTCTCTGTAAAATTGAAAGACGTTCTTTCAGAAATAGATCAGGTCAAAGTTGCCGAAGAAAATCGTTTGTTGGGATTAGAACAAGTTCAGATAGAATTGGAAGCGTGTACACAAAAAGTTTCTACCATTCACCGCCAACGCGATGCCAAGCAAAATGAATTTGATTTGCTAAAGAGCATGGTAGAGAAAATGGAAGGCTTTCCGGAATCCATTAAGTTCTTAAATCAAAATTGGCGCAAGGATGTACCGGTATTGTCTGACATCATTTACACACCGGAAAAATACCGTTCAGCCATCGAGTTGTATCTCGAAAACTACTTAAATTATTATGTAGCCAATACGGAAGATGATGCAGTGAAAGCCATCCGCTTGTTGTTTAATAATTCAAAAGGCAAAGCCAACTTTTTTATTCTCGATAAATTCAGAGACAGCAAAACATCTGAACGCAGCATTCCGGGTTGCATTCCGGCGCTATCTATAATGGAAGTGACCGACATGTACAAACCGTTGGTTCATGATTTATTAAAGGATGTTTATATTTTGGAGAATGACAACCACCTGGAAGACGTCATTCATTTTCCGGATGATGTCTCAGTCATATCTGTAAGCGGTTCGATTCTGAAAGCCAATAAAATCATTACCGGTGGTTCGGTAGGTTTGTTTGAAGGAAAGAAATTGGGGCGCAAGAAAAATTTAGAAAAACTGGAGGCCGAAATCAAAGAACTGGAATCACAGGCCATTCTAAATGAAAAAGAACTTGCGGAATTAAAAAATAAAATTCGAACCTTTGAATTAAACAATCGCCAGAAAGAACTTGAGCAACTGCGCAAGAAAGAATCTGAAGAATTGCAACAGCTTGCCCAGATCCAAACACACCTCAGTCATTATCTGGATTTGAAAGCTGATTTAGAGCGCAGAATTGCAGCCAATAAGGAACAAGCGGCAAACATTTCTCAGGAATTGCACAACAAAGAAGCTCGCATTGTAGAATTAAAAAACAAACAACAACAACTGGTTCAATCGCTGCACAGTTCGGATGAAGTGTACAATCGGGTCTCCATCGAACTTTCAGAAATTACAGGAATTTACAACCAGGCTAAATTGGAATTGCTTAAATGGCAAAATCGATTTGAGAATATCAACAAAGACCTGGATTATAAAAACAAACAAAGTGAAGAACTACAGACGCAAACCATCAACGACGAATTAAAACAAACCGAGTTGATTGAATCGCTTAGCGAACTGGAATCTTCACTGGCACAATACGAAAGCGAGTTGCTTGAAGTTCTGGAATTCAGAAAAAATATGGATTCTAATTTGACGACACTGGAGCGCGATTACTACGAAGCCCGCAACCGGATTTCAGAAGATGAGGCGAAAGCCAAACAGCACCAGCGTTCCATTCACGAGTTGCAATCTGCTATTAACGGGATCAAAGATCAAAAAGCAGAATTCAAATTCCGGATTCAATCTGCTTACGAAAAAGCCGAGTTGGAATTTATGGCAAAACTGGATGAGTTTGTTGCAAGTGAAGAAGACGAAGGCTTGGATTTAGAAGCACTGATTTCAAAATCACAGTATTACAAAACCAGGATCGATAATTACGGAGAAGTAAATCCGCTGGCATTGGAGGCTTATGAAGAAATGAAAGCCAGGTTGGATAAGATCACGGAGCAGCGCGATGATATTTTAAAAGCGCAGGATAGTTTGTTGGAAACCATCAAAGAAATTGAAGAGACGGCTACTCAAGGATTTATGCAAGCCTTTAACCAGGTGCGTGTGCATTTTCAGGTGGTATTTAGAAGTCTGTTTACCGATGACGACGACTGCGATCTGGTGTTAGTAGATGAAAACGATCCGCTCGAATGCGACATCGACATCATCGCCAAGCCGAAAGGAAAACGACCTAAATCAATTTCCCAGTTGAGTGGGGGAGAGAAAACGCTTACAGCCATTGCGCTCTTGTTTTCATTGTATCTTCTTAAACCGGCCCCATTCTGTATTTTTGATGAGGTGGATGCGCCATTGGATGACATCAACATTGAGAAATTCAACCACATCATTCGGAAGTTTTCGAAAGAATCCCAATTCATCATAATTACCCATAATAAATTGACCATGGCCGATGTCGATGTATTGTATGGAGTTTATATGGAAGACCAGGGAGTTTCATCAGTGACAGCCGTGGATTTCAGGAAATACAGCCATGAAATCGAATTAGAAGAAATGGCAAATTAA
- the mazG gene encoding nucleoside triphosphate pyrophosphohydrolase, translated as MSELANAFLKLVNIMDDLREQCPWDKKQTIHTLRSLTIEETYELADAIIQEDYKGIKEELGDLLLHILFYSKIGTEKQAFTLQEVIETISEKLIHRHPHIYGDVKVENEEEVKQNWEKLKRQEGKKSLLEGVPNSLPAMVKALRMQDKTRQVGFEWKHIDQVWDKVEEEMGELKVAVDSQAAIEEIELELGDVFFALINYARFLKLDPETALEKVNQKFKNRFQYIEQHAGKPLEEMSLEEMDVLWNEAKTRTY; from the coding sequence ATGTCCGAACTCGCAAACGCATTTCTAAAATTGGTGAACATCATGGACGACCTTCGGGAACAATGTCCCTGGGATAAAAAACAAACCATTCATACCCTCCGTTCGCTCACCATTGAAGAAACCTACGAACTAGCAGATGCAATTATTCAGGAAGATTACAAAGGCATCAAAGAAGAATTGGGAGACCTGCTCTTGCATATTTTGTTTTATTCAAAAATTGGAACCGAAAAACAAGCCTTCACCTTACAAGAAGTAATTGAAACCATTTCCGAAAAACTCATTCACCGCCACCCACATATTTACGGAGATGTAAAAGTTGAAAATGAAGAAGAGGTAAAACAGAATTGGGAAAAATTAAAACGACAAGAAGGAAAAAAGAGTTTACTGGAAGGCGTACCAAACTCCTTGCCGGCTATGGTAAAAGCATTGCGCATGCAAGACAAAACCCGCCAGGTCGGTTTTGAATGGAAACACATTGACCAGGTTTGGGATAAAGTTGAAGAAGAAATGGGCGAATTAAAAGTTGCAGTGGATTCACAAGCAGCTATTGAAGAAATCGAATTGGAATTAGGCGATGTATTTTTTGCCCTGATCAATTACGCTAGATTTTTAAAATTGGATCCTGAAACGGCATTGGAAAAAGTAAACCAAAAATTTAAAAACCGATTTCAATATATCGAACAACATGCCGGCAAACCATTAGAAGAAATGAGTTTAGAAGAAATGGATGTGTTGTGGAATGAAGCGAAAACCAGAACTTATTAA
- a CDS encoding four helix bundle protein — MREPNRLLAFRIADELVLDVYHFTQTFPKDEIYGLTSQIRRAIISVPSNIVEGCSRISQKEYCRFLEIAYGSLRESHYQCNLAVRLEYKSETEFNILDSKFIEAEKILGSLVVKMKI, encoded by the coding sequence ATGAGAGAACCTAACCGTTTGTTAGCATTTAGAATTGCTGATGAATTAGTATTGGATGTTTACCACTTTACTCAAACTTTTCCGAAGGATGAAATTTATGGTTTGACTTCACAAATAAGAAGGGCAATTATTTCAGTTCCTTCAAATATTGTTGAGGGATGCTCGAGAATTAGTCAAAAAGAATATTGTCGTTTTTTAGAAATTGCTTACGGTTCTTTAAGAGAATCACATTATCAATGCAATTTAGCTGTAAGGCTTGAATATAAATCTGAAACGGAATTCAATATCTTAGATAGTAAATTCATTGAAGCAGAGAAAATTTTAGGTTCTTTGGTTGTGAAAATGAAAATTTAA